From a single Candidatus Bathyarchaeia archaeon genomic region:
- a CDS encoding gfo/Idh/MocA family oxidoreductase, whose amino-acid sequence GDKGTCKNNRIWSKTFVGQNDWIHIPAVAPDTAEVTHHPFQAEIDHFVNCILNDEESFLNLEDAYKTHEVAFAAAISEKENRPIKLPLP is encoded by the coding sequence GGCGATAAAGGAACGTGCAAAAACAACCGGATATGGTCTAAAACGTTTGTAGGTCAAAATGATTGGATTCATATTCCAGCCGTCGCGCCTGACACAGCCGAGGTCACACATCATCCCTTTCAAGCAGAAATCGACCACTTCGTCAACTGCATCCTCAATGATGAAGAGTCGTTCCTAAACCTGGAAGACGCGTATAAAACTCATGAAGTGGCCTTCGCCGCCGCCATATCCGAGAAGGAAAACCGACCCATCAAACTTCCCTTACCATAA
- a CDS encoding NTP transferase domain-containing protein, translated as MSRFVELVILVGGGSTRVGRSKALLPVDGIPVIKRVVKAASFVSYKVSAVLKSWDDGGIEGVLKGSHVRFVFENYIIKGVDELKGA; from the coding sequence TTGTCGAGATTTGTTGAATTGGTTATATTAGTGGGTGGAGGGAGTACACGCGTCGGAAGGAGTAAGGCTCTACTACCGGTTGACGGAATTCCGGTTATAAAAAGGGTAGTAAAGGCCGCCAGCTTTGTGTCCTATAAAGTTTCCGCGGTACTGAAAAGTTGGGATGATGGAGGAATAGAGGGAGTCTTAAAAGGTAGCCATGTCCGATTCGTGTTTGAAAACTACATAATTAAAGGTGTAGATGAGCTCAAGGGTGCATGA